Proteins from a genomic interval of Verrucomicrobiales bacterium:
- a CDS encoding ABC transporter ATP-binding protein, with product MRPSDNTRLAAAHLSPKTPDEVAPVQVLEVSQVSKSYAGRLVLNRVSMSLTAGQRVALIGPSGSGKTTLLNCLGGVDKPDSGSIHIRGQSLSSLSSDELAHVRRHHVGSIFQFFHLLPTLTAFENVEFPLQLIGVPTEERRSRVQRLLDRVKLSARADAFPGQLSGGEMQRVAIARALIHQPALILADEPTGNLDSVNGENILALLRDLTDETQTALVLVTHSLEAAAICQRTIQLRDGIIIADTLG from the coding sequence ATGCGACCATCCGACAACACCCGGCTTGCTGCCGCTCATCTCAGTCCAAAGACTCCAGATGAGGTAGCCCCCGTGCAGGTGCTGGAGGTTTCCCAGGTTTCCAAATCCTATGCTGGTCGCCTAGTTCTCAACCGCGTTTCGATGTCACTCACGGCCGGACAACGCGTGGCCCTCATCGGCCCGTCCGGCAGTGGAAAAACCACCCTGCTGAATTGCTTGGGCGGGGTGGACAAGCCGGATTCTGGCTCGATCCACATTCGAGGCCAAAGCCTGTCGTCGCTGTCGAGCGACGAACTAGCGCACGTCAGACGCCACCATGTCGGCAGCATCTTCCAGTTTTTCCACCTCCTGCCCACACTGACCGCTTTCGAGAATGTGGAGTTTCCCCTGCAGCTGATCGGAGTTCCCACCGAGGAGCGTCGTTCCAGGGTGCAACGTCTGCTGGATCGAGTTAAGCTCTCGGCGCGCGCCGATGCCTTTCCCGGACAGTTGTCCGGGGGCGAGATGCAGCGGGTGGCGATCGCGAGGGCGCTCATCCATCAGCCCGCCTTGATCCTTGCCGACGAGCCGACCGGAAATCTCGATTCGGTGAATGGAGAGAACATCCTGGCCCTGCTCCGCGATCTGACCGACGAGACACAGACCGCGCTAGTATTGGTGACCCACAGCCTGGAGGCTGCAGCCATCTGCCAGCGAACCATCCAGCTCCGCGATGGAATCATCATCGCAGATACGCTCGGATGA